In Dreissena polymorpha isolate Duluth1 chromosome 11, UMN_Dpol_1.0, whole genome shotgun sequence, the genomic window AAGGAGTTATCAGATGAGGGAGGAACCAGCCGAATCGACACCAGTTTTGCCAGAGTGTGTGCCGGTGAGGAAAGTCCTGAAACCCTCAGTTTGGACCAGACTGGGTAATCGCATGGAAGAGCCCATGAAAAAGAAACGATCGTCCCGTTGTCCGTTAATGGGATGTACGTCAGATTCTCGCCATTTAAGCCGACATGTCTACCAGAGGCATCTTCCAGAGCGATTTCAGCTAGGTAATTTGGCAGATCCGGCTTGGCAGGTAGCTCGGTTGCGAGGGCTTAGATGGCTCGCTCTGCAGATCGTCGGAGACGATCGGCTTGGTACCCTGCTGGACTTTGCCCAGAAGCATGACTTAGGAATCAACGCGGAGGTGTCTCTATCTGAAGTAGATAGACAGTGGTTGTCCGAGTTCGGCCGTCAATCAGGATGGCCGGAAGTGGACTTCGACATTCAACGTCTGAACTCGCAGGCTCTTCTTGCCCATTGGCGTGTCCTTGTCGGTCTACTGAAACACATTCCAAGGAATCGACAAGCTTACTTCTTCAACCTGGACAATCAGCGTACCTCTAGTACCGTCCCGGCTGTGGCTGGGTAACATGTTCAAATCCCTGACGTGGAGCATCCAAGTACCCAGACACCCCCGGTTGTGGCGGTGACGGAACCTGAAGGAAGTGGAACGGCTCAGGCTGTTTCTAATGTACGGAACATGTCTGTTAGGGAGTATCTGGCAGTATCCGGAAAGGCAAACCTCTCGTTGGCTAGGGGGAACACATCCCAGGCGTCAGGGCGACCAGTAACGACCAGGATTTCGGCCTTCGATTCCCATTTTCACCTGGACCGGTCTCTAGTGAAATTGGGTATGCCGTATTACTCAGATATCCGGACCATTCTGGATGCAGATGTAGGGATCAGACCCCAAGTTGAAGTGGATGTGGTAGGAGGTGTCCTGATCTATTGTGACCCCGAGACCTACCCGACATCTTTCCCGGCTCAGGCTGGGTTTGGTGTCGCGGTGGGATTACATCCCCGGAAAACGGCAAGATTCAACCCTGAACTCTACCGTCATTTAAAGCATCTCCTGAGGAATGAACGAGTTGTGGCACTAGGAGAAGTTGGGTTGGATCGAACCGAGCCATCAGATACTTGGGGGCTACAGGAGGAAGTCCTGACAAGGATACTAGAATTGTCATCCCCTTGTCAACCAATCATCCTTCATATCCGGGATGGGGAGGATCGACAGTCCGGAGTGCTCTATCTGGAATGTCTTGAATTGTTTAAGCCCAATGTTGCTCGGACGCAGAAAGTGGTGCTGCATTGTTTCACCGGCGCGCAAGAGGTAGTGGTCAGCTGGTGTAAGGCATTCCCTAATTGTTTCTTCAGTTACTCAGGACAAGCCCGGCTTTTCACGGAGGCGCAGAAACAGGCAGTCCGGAGGATCCCGGCGAACAGGCTGTTGATAGAAACTGACTCGCCATACTTTCGACCAGCTGGGGCTCGGATGTGCACTCCATCCTTTTTAGGGGACGTCGCCAACATTATTGCGTCTTATCGGGATAGCGAGGTCAGGGACGTGTGCCAGCTGAACTTGAGGAATTCCACTCAACTGTTTGGGCTAGAAATAGCATAATTTAATGACATTTGTTTGGCCAATTATCGAATTTTGAATATggagtttaatattttaatgtttaggaCATTAATTTTAACAGAAAGGAAACACAACTGAAGTGTATAGACAATGAATGGAAGTGAAAGTTTGGAAAAACTCCGTTGTTAAATATAAGTTTAAAGAAAAACTATATGCTGGGCAAAATTTACTCATCTAGTCTGTTCTAGTGGACAATTACTGGAATTGATTACAATATAAAGTATCAACAGGGCCCGGAACTTTAGTGTAGGCCAAATTTTTGATGAAGTAACAAGTTACCAAGACTGAAAAAGGACTATGTCTCTTTCCCGTTGGATAAAATGGGGGAGAGTGTGGtaaatttactggtgtgtaaccggaACAGTACGGCAGAGGCTAATCGATTGACCGGAAACCAATGCAAATAATCGTCAGTCATACTGTAGCCTTATTACTAGACGGACGTCTACTTTTGTATCGTTGATCATCGTATGTGTTTTGTGTGTCTACGTTCCTGGCCTGAGGGATCCGGGAACAGATACAGCTTTATTTCAGGTAAGTACTATCAGTATTTACTtcaattctttttcaaaatcaatgtactCAACGTTTTGGTCAAAGAGCTTCATCAGGAGTAAAACATTTGTAATAAAGTAAAGGAAATATTCCATAACGAAATTTGCATTGTTGGTTCACCAAAAAAGATTGTGCAATATCTGTTAAAATGTGTCAGGTAATCGGGAACAGAAGTGTaattgtcattgagatgatcggaTGAAGAAGAGTCAATGAAACCGTGGCATCAGAATCTTAAAACActtaaatttcaaataatatataagtgaactacaaattaaacatgttttatcattatgagacatattgatcttttaagTCGAATAGTTAACATGTTATTGTACCAAGtattttcaatttgttgaaatatatATGATCATCGAATTCATACGGATTTTCGATTGAATTAGTTcgtgtttaaaaaatatcaaatccACCATTTATCCACGAACTTCTTCCATCATATTACAAAGTCCTGAACTATTGATAAGCCAAACCATTTTCCGTTCcttgaaaactaaataaatagAACATCAATGCATAAACCGAAGAACTAATCTATGTGCCATCCGTATACTAGTATTCAATTATACAGATGACCGGCGTGATTTAGCAAAAC contains:
- the LOC127849746 gene encoding uncharacterized metal-dependent hydrolase YabD-like, whose product is MSVREYLAVSGKANLSLARGNTSQASGRPVTTRISAFDSHFHLDRSLVKLGMPYYSDIRTILDADVGIRPQVEVDVVGGVLIYCDPETYPTSFPAQAGFGVAVGLHPRKTARFNPELYRHLKHLLRNERVVALGEVGLDRTEPSDTWGLQEEVLTRILELSSPCQPIILHIRDGEDRQSGVLYLECLELFKPNVARTQKVVLHCFTGAQEVVVSWCKAFPNCFFSYSGQARLFTEAQKQAVRRIPANRLLIETDSPYFRPAGARMCTPSFLGDVANIIASYRDSEVRDVCQLNLRNSTQLFGLEIA